GAATGGGTAATCATTTGAACGCCCCGTATGCAAAGAAATTTGCATAGGACACGACACGCATATGCAGGTAACGCCTAAAGCCTTACACCGAAACGGAAGGATGAAATAAGCCTAAACGGAATGGTGCGAAAGCAGAAAAAACGTAAGGATGGATATATGGTTAAATCCTAAGTATCCGCAGACAATGGCTGTTCATGCAGGGAAAATCCGAACAGGGTTACCCTCAACGACTATCCCTGAAATGGGAGTACGCTACAAGCGATTGGTAGCGGAAGAGTGTCGCCCCTAACACATAATGGTGAGGGTGAAGAAATAGTCTAAGCACGTCTCGAAAGAGAGTGGTAATTAGCGTGAGCGAAATTACTAATACATCGTAGCGGGTGTATTAAAATTAACATTATTCTTGTTTGGACTATCCCATTACGGAACCTTATGGTATAATATACATAAGGGGTGAGAGTAATGGAGATATACAAAATAGAAAATTTAGTAAATGGAAAATGCTACATTGGGCAAACTGTTTTAACCTTCAACGAACGATATAACTTTAAGGGAGAAGGAATAGAGCGAGTGCTCGCATACCTCGAAATGAGAGAGGATAAGACGAGTTCGTATTCAGATAAGTTATATCATAACAACCATTTACTAAACGCCATTAGGAAATACGGAACGGAAAATTTCACTGTTGAAATTATTGATACTGCCGAAAGTATAGAAGAATTAAATAAAAAAGAAAAATATTGGATAAAGCACTATAACGCCTTTCGAAAAGGATATAACAAATGTAAGGGCGGAGATGGCATAGAAGGTTGGGAGCCATCTAATGCTACTAGAAAGTTTTGGAGCAAACAAAGAAAAGGTAGGCATGCGGGCAAAAGAAACCCCAATTATGGGGGCAAATTGTTCACAAAAGAAACGCTTGAAAAAATGAGTATAGCTAAAAAAGGAAAATATACAGGCGAAAAAAGCTGGGTAGCGAGGCCCGTTATAAACCTTGACACTATGGAAGTATTTGATGCTATGGCTCAAGCATGTCGAAAATATAATATATCCAGCGGTAACTTAACTGCCTGCTGCCAAAGAAAAGAGCGGGGTAAGCACGGAGTAAGGAAACTTGCAGGCGGTTATAGGTGGATGTATTATGATGAGTATCTTAAAAAAGGCGATATAGTAGGGGAACCTATAAATAAAAGACACAAGGCAGTTGTTAATATCGATACAGGCGAAGTTTTTGAGACCGCCGCAGAAGCAGGACGGCAATATTCTATCGACTCTAGCACTATAGGAAAAGTGTGTAGAGGAGAGAAAAAGACTTGCGGCGGACATAGATGGCGATACAAAGAACAAGAATAATGCACTGAGTTTATTCTCAGCCAGAGCGGCACGGACATCGAAAAACTTCAAATGGGGATGAAAACACTTGTTACGCAGGTAGACCAGGCCGATAAGGGTGTCGGTAAAGGTGCAGAAAATTTTAAGCGATTAGGTATAAACGTACGGGATGCCAGCGGTAATTTAAAAAATCAGGAAACTCTTTTTAACGAAGTAGCAGTAGCTCTGCAAAATATGGAAGATGGATCCGAAAAGGCAAGAATCGCCAATGAGCTTCTTGGCCGTAGTGGTTCTGAACTTATGCCGTTGTTAAATGGTGCGGCTGGTAGTATTGAAGAAATGAAAAAGCAAGCTCAAGATCTTGGGCTAATTATTTCAGACGAGGGCGTAGATGCTGCAGTTATCTGGACTGATGCCGTAGATCAGGCAAAAAGAGCAATGGGCGGCTTGTTTAATACCCTTGCGTCTTCAGCTATGCCGCATTTTAACAAGGGGATTCAGTGGCTGGTGGATAAAATGCCTTCCGTTAGAAAATTTGTTGTTGATACGTTTGAATCAATACGCCAGGCGATAGAAAATAACGCAGAGAAATTCGACCGCGTAAAAGCTGCTATTGATGAAATTAAAAATAAAATATTTGGGGCTTTTTCACCTGATGGTGAAGGCGGCGGGGCTATTAACTGGCTGCTTGAAACCGGGATCCCCGGCGTGGTAGACGGCATAGCTAGTGTTTTATCTGTGGCCACCGATGTCTATAATTTTATATCTGATAACTGGTCAAAATTT
This sequence is a window from Candidatus Cloacimonadota bacterium. Protein-coding genes within it:
- a CDS encoding GIY-YIG nuclease family protein, whose product is MEIYKIENLVNGKCYIGQTVLTFNERYNFKGEGIERVLAYLEMREDKTSSYSDKLYHNNHLLNAIRKYGTENFTVEIIDTAESIEELNKKEKYWIKHYNAFRKGYNKCKGGDGIEGWEPSNATRKFWSKQRKGRHAGKRNPNYGGKLFTKETLEKMSIAKKGKYTGEKSWVARPVINLDTMEVFDAMAQACRKYNISSGNLTACCQRKERGKHGVRKLAGGYRWMYYDEYLKKGDIVGEPINKRHKAVVNIDTGEVFETAAEAGRQYSIDSSTIGKVCRGEKKTCGGHRWRYKEQE